In Corynebacterium aquatimens, one genomic interval encodes:
- a CDS encoding AAA family ATPase — MLLDFTVVNYRSIYEPTSINLVATREQNHKERIPVLSKRYKKAVNPVAAIFGPNAAGKSNIVAAMRVFQKLIKHPPRSTDAMPYDPFAFDDNARSEPTSFEVLYERDGVIYEYILCYDSEGVVEEYLTKILSKTEQEIFTRSSDGLTFQTLVEETPTAVKIKTLLESVPAKVPLVSYVGEINFGVDAESELLNPFWTVRDFFESVLVVPAGAVDTAASGIVAKGWMSGITKIDAGISGIHREEVEPSALGVGIGEQQQFVKELAINGSPHEVETPNGRFLLSNDNGRVVFERISLEHEGALDGSRSLKWSEESDGTHAAVRLLSLFSVLTSEGSDRILMIDELDRSFHTALSKSLIRSFLEKSGPNSRSQLIFTTHDLLLMDTSILRRDEIWVVEKDRRGETQATVLSDYRDTRKSTDLRTNYIQGRFGGIPAIDPSELLKH, encoded by the coding sequence TGAACCAACGTCGATCAACTTGGTGGCTACCCGTGAGCAGAACCATAAGGAGCGAATTCCGGTTCTTTCGAAGCGGTACAAGAAAGCAGTGAATCCGGTAGCAGCGATATTTGGGCCAAATGCTGCTGGTAAATCCAACATCGTCGCGGCGATGCGGGTATTTCAGAAGCTCATCAAACATCCTCCGCGTTCCACGGATGCAATGCCCTACGACCCTTTCGCCTTCGATGACAATGCACGCTCTGAACCTACGAGTTTTGAGGTTCTCTACGAACGCGATGGCGTGATCTATGAATACATTCTTTGCTATGACAGCGAGGGGGTCGTGGAAGAATACTTGACAAAAATCCTGTCGAAAACAGAGCAAGAAATTTTCACCCGTAGTAGCGACGGGTTAACGTTCCAAACGTTGGTGGAAGAGACCCCGACTGCGGTGAAGATCAAGACGCTGCTGGAATCTGTGCCGGCGAAAGTGCCGCTCGTCTCGTATGTCGGTGAAATCAACTTTGGCGTGGATGCAGAGTCAGAGCTCTTGAACCCGTTCTGGACAGTACGTGACTTCTTTGAATCGGTGTTGGTTGTGCCCGCGGGTGCTGTGGACACCGCGGCCAGTGGCATCGTTGCCAAAGGCTGGATGAGCGGAATAACTAAAATCGATGCTGGTATATCGGGTATCCATCGCGAAGAGGTTGAGCCAAGCGCTCTCGGCGTCGGGATAGGGGAGCAGCAACAATTTGTGAAGGAACTCGCAATAAACGGCTCTCCCCACGAGGTTGAAACCCCTAATGGGCGCTTTTTGCTTTCGAACGATAATGGCAGGGTCGTTTTTGAACGGATAAGCCTTGAGCACGAAGGCGCCCTTGACGGGAGCCGATCCCTGAAATGGTCCGAGGAATCTGACGGAACGCACGCCGCGGTTCGTCTCCTGAGCCTGTTTAGTGTGCTGACTTCGGAAGGATCTGACCGCATTCTTATGATCGACGAGCTCGACCGAAGCTTTCATACCGCACTCTCCAAGAGCCTGATTCGAAGTTTCCTTGAAAAATCTGGACCAAACAGTCGCTCACAGTTGATCTTCACCACGCACGACTTACTGCTTATGGACACCTCAATCCTTCGCAGAGATGAGATCTGGGTTGTAGAAAAGGACCGTCGGGGAGAAACTCAAGCTACCGTGCTCTCGGATTACCGTGACACACGAAAGAGCACGGATTTACGAACGAATTACATCCAGGGTCGCTTCGGAGGCATCCCGGCGATCGATCCATCGGAGCTGCTAAAGCACTAA
- a CDS encoding type I restriction endonuclease subunit R, whose product MAQFSNPSRSFSPRPQHDYLDPVAVTDTSTVIANYEADGNSATGYQSEAALEDALIKQLQRQAYDYADIRDAQSMRDNVRTQLEKLNNYQFSDTEWETFYRTEIANPSSGIVEKTRTIQTDHVKNLIRDDGTTKNIALIDKDNIHRNSLQVINQYSTKKSEKGNESNRYDVSILVNGLPLVHLELKRRGVAIRQAFNQIDRYQRDSFWADEGLFQYVQLFVISNGTQTKYYSNTTRDLHIKDQTKKSSQQSRKRKTSNSFEFTSWWADAKNKPITDLMAFATTFLSKHTLLAVLTRYCVFTVDELLLVMRPYQIAAAERILNRIERSISYKQLGSVNGGGYVWHTTGSGKTLTSFKTAQLATENESVEKVIFVVDRKDLDYQTIREYDRFEKGAANSNTSTKILSQQLSTKSELLAEIEQREREGKPTGDIDLTRADSKIVITTIQKMSHFIAGNDKREIYNQHVVFIFDECHRSQFGSMHTAIKKKFKKANFFGFTGTPIFEQNKVGSNPNLQTTTQAFGDMLHSYTIVDAIRDKNVLPFKVEYHELSPVSPDPNSPFELTAAELLVPGRIEEITGYTLEHFDQKTKRDLGQSYTHKVVTNVEQSVRKRGAKEATKADRKVKGFNALFATDSIQAARTYYDEFTRQQASLPLDQRLKVATIFSAQSNVNDAVDLIEDEDFDTSKLSGDNLDFLARAVGDYNEMFATNYDARDAESFENYYKDLSQRIKNRDIDLVIVVNMLLTGFDATTLNTLFVDKNLRMHGLIQAFSRTNRILNSVKTYGNIVSFRDLDKNTNEALELFGNADNAAQVAILAPFKDFYRDYSRKVEDLKDFYPSGQVIASESGQKAFVKLYGEVLKLENVLTSFDEFAGQELLSERESQDYKSMYLDLHDEFKAQRIADMPFDETGDDEADEQLVFELELIKQVEINVDYIVMLIDEYRKQHGTGDTEGAQQTRETIERSVDASPSLRDKRDLIEEFMDTVGEGDHALETSDMSTDQRWVQFIAVRRDEELKNLIETERLKPEATYTFVERALESGVVPTSGTALTKLLPKTSRFGKQANHDEVRARVSDKLSAFVERFSLVI is encoded by the coding sequence ATGGCACAGTTCAGTAATCCTTCTCGCTCATTCTCACCACGTCCTCAACACGACTACCTCGACCCGGTAGCTGTTACGGACACGTCCACTGTCATTGCCAACTATGAAGCAGACGGTAATAGCGCTACTGGCTATCAGTCTGAAGCGGCTCTAGAAGACGCTTTGATCAAGCAACTTCAGCGCCAAGCCTATGACTATGCAGATATTCGAGATGCGCAATCGATGCGCGATAACGTGCGCACTCAACTAGAGAAGCTGAATAACTACCAGTTTTCAGACACTGAGTGGGAAACGTTTTACAGGACTGAAATTGCCAACCCGTCTTCTGGAATCGTAGAGAAAACCCGCACGATCCAGACTGATCACGTCAAAAACCTCATCCGCGATGATGGAACGACTAAGAACATCGCGCTCATCGACAAGGACAACATTCACCGCAACTCGCTTCAGGTGATCAACCAGTACTCCACCAAGAAGAGCGAGAAGGGCAATGAGTCGAACCGTTACGACGTTTCGATCCTGGTAAATGGTCTTCCTCTGGTTCACCTAGAGCTGAAGCGCCGTGGTGTGGCGATCCGTCAAGCCTTCAACCAGATTGACCGTTATCAGCGTGATTCCTTCTGGGCGGACGAGGGGCTATTCCAGTACGTCCAGTTGTTCGTTATCTCCAACGGGACACAAACCAAGTACTACTCGAACACCACCCGCGATCTGCACATTAAGGATCAAACGAAGAAGTCTTCCCAGCAGTCGCGCAAGCGTAAGACTTCTAACTCGTTCGAGTTCACCTCCTGGTGGGCTGATGCCAAGAACAAGCCCATCACAGACCTCATGGCGTTTGCCACGACGTTCTTGTCCAAGCACACGCTCTTAGCTGTACTAACCCGTTACTGTGTTTTCACCGTCGATGAGTTGCTTCTGGTCATGCGCCCGTACCAGATTGCAGCAGCAGAAAGAATCCTCAACAGGATTGAGCGTTCCATCTCCTACAAGCAGCTAGGAAGTGTTAACGGGGGCGGGTACGTTTGGCACACGACCGGATCAGGTAAGACCCTGACCTCGTTCAAGACCGCGCAACTAGCCACAGAGAATGAGTCCGTCGAGAAGGTCATCTTTGTGGTTGACCGCAAGGATCTCGACTACCAGACGATCCGTGAGTACGACCGCTTTGAGAAGGGCGCTGCTAACTCAAACACGTCTACCAAGATTCTGTCCCAGCAGCTGTCCACAAAGAGCGAGCTTCTTGCAGAGATTGAGCAGCGCGAGCGTGAGGGTAAACCCACCGGCGATATTGACCTCACGCGCGCTGACTCAAAGATCGTGATCACGACCATCCAGAAGATGAGCCACTTCATCGCTGGAAACGACAAGCGCGAGATCTATAACCAGCACGTCGTGTTCATTTTCGATGAGTGTCACCGTTCCCAGTTCGGTTCGATGCACACGGCGATCAAGAAGAAGTTCAAGAAGGCGAACTTTTTTGGCTTTACCGGCACGCCCATTTTCGAGCAGAACAAGGTGGGTTCTAACCCGAACCTGCAAACGACCACGCAGGCGTTTGGTGACATGCTGCACTCGTACACAATCGTGGACGCGATCCGCGACAAGAACGTTTTGCCGTTCAAGGTGGAATACCACGAGCTATCTCCGGTTTCCCCAGACCCGAACTCACCGTTTGAGCTGACAGCAGCTGAATTGCTTGTGCCTGGACGTATCGAGGAAATCACCGGCTACACCTTGGAGCACTTTGACCAGAAGACCAAGCGTGATCTTGGGCAGTCCTACACCCATAAGGTTGTGACCAACGTCGAGCAGTCCGTGCGTAAACGTGGGGCGAAAGAAGCAACCAAGGCTGATCGTAAGGTCAAAGGTTTTAACGCGCTTTTTGCTACTGACTCGATCCAAGCAGCGCGCACTTACTATGACGAGTTCACCCGTCAGCAGGCAAGTCTTCCACTTGACCAGCGTTTGAAGGTGGCGACGATCTTTTCTGCACAGTCGAACGTGAACGATGCTGTAGACCTCATCGAGGATGAGGACTTTGATACCTCCAAGCTTTCCGGGGACAACCTGGACTTCTTGGCTCGCGCTGTGGGTGACTACAACGAGATGTTTGCCACCAACTATGACGCGCGCGATGCAGAGTCCTTTGAGAACTACTACAAGGATCTGTCCCAACGGATCAAAAATCGTGATATTGATCTGGTCATCGTGGTCAACATGCTCTTGACCGGGTTCGACGCGACCACGCTGAACACGCTGTTTGTGGATAAGAACCTACGCATGCACGGGCTGATTCAAGCGTTCTCTCGCACAAACAGAATCCTCAACTCCGTGAAGACCTACGGCAACATCGTCTCTTTCCGCGACCTGGACAAGAACACCAACGAAGCGTTGGAGCTGTTTGGTAACGCTGACAATGCTGCACAGGTTGCAATTCTTGCGCCTTTCAAGGACTTCTACCGCGACTACTCACGCAAGGTCGAGGATTTGAAGGACTTCTACCCATCAGGTCAAGTGATTGCGTCTGAGAGCGGACAGAAGGCGTTTGTGAAGCTCTACGGCGAGGTTCTCAAGCTCGAAAACGTACTTACCTCATTTGATGAGTTCGCAGGACAGGAATTGCTTAGCGAGCGCGAGTCTCAAGACTACAAATCCATGTACTTGGACTTGCATGATGAGTTCAAGGCGCAACGCATCGCTGACATGCCTTTTGATGAAACTGGCGACGATGAAGCAGACGAGCAGCTCGTTTTCGAACTAGAGCTGATCAAACAGGTTGAGATCAACGTCGATTACATCGTCATGCTCATCGATGAATACCGCAAGCAGCACGGCACAGGCGATACAGAAGGTGCGCAACAAACACGCGAAACGATTGAACGCAGCGTGGATGCATCCCCGAGCTTGCGCGACAAGCGTGACCTGATTGAAGAATTCATGGACACTGTAGGCGAAGGTGATCACGCGCTCGAGACTTCAGACATGTCTACGGATCAGCGATGGGTTCAATTCATAGCGGTGCGCCGTGATGAGGAGTTAAAGAACCTGATCGAGACCGAGCGCTTGAAGCCTGAAGCAACTTATACTTTCGTCGAGAGGGCTCTAGAGTCCGGCGTAGTTCCCACTTCTGGAACAGCTCTGACCAAGCTCCTACCGAAAACATCGCGATTTGGAAAGCAGGCAAACCACGACGAGGTGCGTGCCCGCGTGAGCGACAAGCTATCCGCCTTCGTTGAGCGATTCAGCCTCGTCATATAG
- a CDS encoding type I restriction-modification system subunit M — MTDVAREVAENAPADSSAQRTELHKTIWKIANDLRGSVDGWDFKSYVLNMLFYRFVSENLTAYLNAEEDGLDYANLSDEDAEIGRAGVVEDKGFFIPPSQLFENVQKRAHDDPNLNETIEKVFKGIESSAVGTESEDDFKGLFDDFQVNSPKLGATVAERNKKLAQLLDAVHSLPLGSFEDNSIDLFGDAYEFLMQMYASKAGKSGGEYFTPQEVSEVLARIATSGKTKVKRVYDPAVGSGSLLLKFAKILGKDNVEGFYGQEINIATYNLARMNMFLHNIGFEHFDIQRGDTLVNPLHDDVEPFEAIVSNPPYSIKWEGSDNPVLVNDERYSPAGVLAPKSKADLAFTMHMLSYLAVDGTAAIVEFPGAMYRGGAERQIREYMIKNNFVEAVIQLPPDLFFGTGIATCILVLKKSKKDQSILFIDASKHFKRVGNKNKLFPEHQDTIVKRYEDREEVQYETALISNDDVLANDSNLSVNSYVEKEDVREIVDIQALNAELREIVARQDTLRASIDEIVADFEGEVDADE, encoded by the coding sequence ATGACGGACGTCGCCCGCGAAGTTGCTGAGAACGCTCCAGCTGACAGCTCTGCTCAGCGCACGGAACTGCACAAAACAATCTGGAAGATCGCAAACGATCTCCGTGGTTCTGTCGATGGGTGGGATTTCAAGAGCTACGTGCTCAACATGCTCTTTTACCGTTTCGTCTCCGAAAACCTAACGGCGTACTTGAACGCGGAAGAAGACGGACTTGATTACGCCAACCTCTCTGACGAGGACGCTGAAATCGGGCGTGCAGGCGTGGTTGAAGACAAAGGGTTCTTCATCCCGCCGTCACAGCTATTTGAAAACGTCCAGAAACGCGCCCACGATGACCCCAATTTGAACGAGACCATCGAGAAAGTCTTCAAGGGGATCGAGTCTTCAGCAGTGGGCACAGAGTCTGAGGATGACTTCAAAGGGCTTTTTGATGACTTCCAGGTCAATTCCCCCAAGCTGGGTGCGACCGTAGCAGAGCGAAACAAGAAACTAGCTCAACTGCTTGACGCTGTTCATTCTCTTCCGCTGGGTAGTTTCGAGGACAACTCCATCGACCTGTTCGGTGATGCTTACGAGTTCCTTATGCAGATGTACGCATCCAAGGCAGGGAAGTCTGGTGGTGAGTACTTCACCCCACAAGAAGTCTCTGAGGTTCTCGCTCGTATTGCTACGTCCGGTAAGACCAAGGTCAAGCGCGTGTATGACCCGGCTGTAGGTTCTGGTTCTTTGCTTTTGAAGTTCGCCAAGATTCTTGGCAAAGACAATGTTGAGGGCTTCTACGGGCAAGAGATCAACATCGCCACGTACAACCTCGCGCGCATGAACATGTTCTTGCACAACATTGGGTTTGAGCATTTTGACATTCAGCGCGGGGACACACTCGTCAATCCGCTTCATGACGATGTAGAGCCGTTTGAAGCTATCGTTTCTAACCCGCCATATTCGATTAAGTGGGAAGGTAGCGACAACCCCGTACTTGTGAACGATGAGCGCTATTCACCCGCTGGTGTGCTCGCACCAAAATCCAAGGCTGACCTTGCCTTCACCATGCACATGCTGTCCTACCTCGCTGTGGACGGCACAGCAGCCATTGTTGAATTCCCCGGTGCGATGTATCGAGGTGGCGCAGAAAGGCAGATCCGCGAGTACATGATCAAGAACAACTTTGTGGAAGCTGTTATCCAGCTCCCTCCAGACCTGTTCTTTGGTACTGGAATCGCCACTTGCATCCTCGTCCTGAAGAAGTCTAAGAAAGATCAATCCATCCTTTTCATCGACGCTTCCAAGCACTTCAAGCGCGTGGGTAATAAGAACAAACTGTTCCCAGAGCACCAGGACACAATCGTCAAGCGTTATGAGGATCGTGAAGAAGTCCAGTATGAGACCGCGCTGATTTCTAACGACGATGTTCTCGCTAACGACTCCAACCTTTCGGTGAATTCGTACGTCGAGAAAGAAGACGTGCGCGAAATCGTGGATATTCAGGCGTTGAACGCAGAGCTACGGGAGATTGTCGCGCGCCAAGATACCTTGCGCGCTTCTATCGATGAGATCGTGGCTGACTTCGAAGGCGAGGTGGACGCTGATGAGTAG
- a CDS encoding restriction endonuclease subunit S translates to MSRIEQLIQELCPDGVEQASVNETFTLVKTPKGLPRSFYQEKGTFPVVDQGKGLIAAYSDLESDDDRVLDDEFILFGDHTREVKWIDFPFIIGADGVKLLQPKRDMMAKYGFYALDNLEIKDLGYSRHWKVVKDLQIPLPPLEIQQEIVRILDQFVELDREIEQEIIGRERQKIATSHALFEQLKNFPHITLKDAGTWFGGGTPSKKNESFWQNGTIAWVSPKDMHDHTVTHTIDYITNEAVEGSSTKLVPAGSTALVARSSILEKKLPVAYFPQEVAMNQDLKAVFPSDELNGRYLFNALEEYRESILLRARNTGGSAASLDTKRLMVFEIPLPPLVVQEEIALKLDTLTEYIDNLKHELELRQKQYEYYRDQLLDFDVKG, encoded by the coding sequence ATGAGTAGGATCGAACAACTCATTCAAGAACTGTGTCCTGACGGGGTAGAGCAGGCGTCTGTTAATGAAACCTTTACCCTCGTAAAAACACCTAAGGGTCTCCCAAGATCTTTTTATCAGGAAAAGGGCACTTTCCCTGTAGTCGATCAGGGCAAGGGCTTAATTGCCGCATACTCCGATCTTGAATCAGATGACGACCGAGTCTTGGATGATGAATTCATCCTTTTCGGAGATCACACGCGTGAGGTTAAGTGGATCGATTTCCCCTTTATAATCGGGGCTGATGGGGTTAAGCTGCTGCAACCCAAACGCGATATGATGGCAAAGTACGGTTTCTACGCGCTAGATAATCTTGAGATCAAGGATCTTGGCTACTCGCGCCATTGGAAGGTCGTTAAAGATCTCCAAATCCCGCTCCCACCCCTTGAGATCCAGCAGGAGATCGTGAGGATTCTCGATCAGTTCGTGGAGCTCGACCGGGAAATAGAACAAGAGATTATTGGGCGGGAGCGACAAAAGATTGCCACGAGTCATGCTTTATTCGAGCAGCTGAAAAATTTCCCTCACATCACTCTTAAAGATGCTGGGACATGGTTCGGCGGAGGAACTCCATCAAAAAAGAACGAGTCCTTCTGGCAAAACGGCACGATTGCGTGGGTTTCACCGAAAGACATGCACGACCACACGGTGACGCACACTATCGACTACATCACCAATGAAGCGGTAGAAGGTTCTTCAACCAAATTGGTTCCGGCTGGGTCCACCGCCTTGGTAGCGAGATCGAGCATCTTGGAGAAGAAGCTGCCGGTCGCGTACTTTCCTCAAGAAGTCGCCATGAATCAAGACCTGAAGGCTGTTTTTCCGAGTGATGAACTGAATGGGCGATACCTGTTTAACGCGCTTGAAGAGTACCGAGAAAGCATTCTTCTAAGAGCGCGTAACACGGGAGGATCAGCTGCATCATTGGACACCAAGCGCCTGATGGTTTTCGAAATCCCCCTGCCACCCCTGGTGGTTCAAGAAGAGATCGCGCTGAAGTTGGACACTCTTACTGAGTACATCGACAATCTCAAGCACGAGCTCGAGCTACGTCAGAAGCAGTACGAGTACTACCGCGATCAGCTGCTTGATTTCGACGTGAAGGGGTAA
- a CDS encoding Fic family protein: protein MEGSASAVAGKLREDPVWIGGSDSYPVEADYVAPHPRHVAALICDFLAFLRRTDIPPLPHAAIAHAQFEKIHPFADGNGRTGRTLVHIVINQRGVTRSLVAPISIALVHNQDEYFGALDSYAEGDIIPIIELFADAVEDAIQAVRCGFLVPVFRRPGTAGFRVVGTGGRADGVGPAVCFIRPVLLGWWPCACRSLRCGFGGRC from the coding sequence ATGGAAGGCAGCGCGTCTGCAGTCGCCGGTAAGTTGCGGGAGGATCCAGTGTGGATCGGTGGGTCGGATTCGTACCCGGTTGAAGCTGACTACGTCGCCCCGCACCCGCGCCACGTTGCTGCGCTTATCTGCGATTTCCTGGCTTTTCTGCGACGCACCGACATACCGCCGCTACCTCATGCGGCTATCGCCCACGCCCAATTTGAGAAGATCCACCCGTTCGCGGACGGTAACGGCCGTACTGGGCGAACCCTAGTTCACATAGTTATTAATCAGCGCGGTGTAACGAGATCGCTTGTTGCGCCTATCTCAATTGCCCTTGTTCACAACCAGGATGAGTACTTCGGAGCACTCGACAGCTACGCCGAGGGGGACATCATTCCGATAATTGAATTGTTCGCCGATGCGGTAGAGGATGCTATCCAGGCTGTCAGATGCGGGTTTTTGGTACCGGTGTTCCGGAGACCCGGTACTGCCGGGTTCCGGGTAGTTGGTACCGGGGGCCGGGCCGACGGAGTCGGCCCGGCTGTTTGCTTTATTCGTCCGGTTCTATTGGGGTGGTGGCCTTGCGCATGTCGAAGTCTCCGATGCGGATTCGGTGGCCGTTGTTGA
- the istA gene encoding IS21 family transposase, whose translation MANFKQIIAMCLDGASYAQITHALGCSRREVSRAKKVIADEALTPERFRQLPPGWFDERFSDGRSKRTMSYDQPDFQALARKLQSKKHVTRHKLWMDYLSQPCPTDKTKYQYSQFCSGLNEFLRAHDLVEVVTHEPGQELYVDWAGDKVPVVDQASGDTAFKASLFIAVCPYSGLMYVTAAANEKMPAWIECHVKALNYLGKLPAVIVPDNASTATYRPRKHSGYRMVTDRYAAFADYYGVTIVPTRPGRPRDKAAVERAVKIAYAKILGYFSDEVFYNLDELNEAIADRLADINSAMTRADGTTRRMRFEQEEASVMRDLPPTPFTEVSYKRLKVDRNWHITCDYQYYSVPFQLVGEAVTVRLTPQLVSIFNGDQLVAEHTRLHGFKYRYSTDPNHGPSSDDEGHKALTRDELLAWASSFGSATHTVIAMILDRNSAAVPRGLLQARNVLANLGKKHSKTTLEPACQQVLEKKLAPTMAVIKRIQTDIAHAQQHPAAPGRRTQPATKNQQRPGAPLTSDAADAVFIRPADHYEN comes from the coding sequence GTGGCCAACTTCAAACAGATCATCGCGATGTGCCTTGACGGTGCAAGCTATGCGCAGATCACACACGCATTGGGATGTTCACGGCGAGAAGTATCCCGCGCAAAGAAAGTCATCGCTGATGAGGCACTAACGCCAGAGCGTTTCCGCCAACTCCCACCGGGATGGTTCGATGAACGATTCAGCGACGGCCGGAGTAAGCGGACGATGTCCTACGACCAGCCTGATTTTCAAGCCCTTGCACGCAAGCTCCAAAGCAAAAAGCACGTGACCAGGCATAAGCTGTGGATGGACTACTTGTCGCAGCCGTGTCCGACGGACAAGACAAAGTACCAGTACTCCCAGTTTTGCAGTGGGCTCAATGAATTTCTCCGTGCTCATGATCTTGTCGAAGTCGTCACCCATGAGCCGGGGCAAGAGCTTTACGTCGACTGGGCTGGCGACAAAGTGCCGGTGGTGGATCAGGCCAGTGGTGATACCGCATTCAAGGCGTCACTGTTTATCGCGGTATGCCCGTACTCAGGACTGATGTACGTCACTGCTGCTGCGAATGAGAAGATGCCGGCTTGGATTGAGTGCCACGTCAAAGCGTTGAACTATCTTGGCAAATTACCGGCGGTCATCGTGCCGGATAATGCCTCTACGGCGACCTACCGGCCGAGGAAGCATTCAGGCTACCGGATGGTCACTGACCGCTACGCAGCGTTTGCCGACTATTACGGGGTCACGATTGTGCCGACAAGACCTGGCAGGCCACGCGACAAAGCGGCAGTAGAACGTGCTGTGAAAATCGCCTACGCCAAAATACTCGGGTATTTCAGCGACGAGGTCTTCTACAATCTCGATGAACTCAATGAGGCAATCGCTGACCGGCTTGCCGATATCAACAGCGCAATGACACGGGCTGATGGCACAACACGGCGCATGCGCTTTGAGCAAGAAGAAGCATCAGTGATGCGCGATCTGCCGCCGACACCGTTTACGGAAGTGTCATACAAGCGGCTCAAAGTCGACCGTAATTGGCACATCACCTGTGACTACCAGTACTACTCTGTGCCATTTCAGCTGGTAGGAGAGGCAGTGACGGTCAGGCTCACCCCGCAACTGGTGAGCATCTTCAACGGCGATCAACTAGTTGCTGAACACACACGCCTTCACGGATTCAAATACCGGTACTCCACTGATCCCAACCATGGGCCAAGCAGCGATGACGAAGGCCACAAGGCGCTCACCCGCGACGAACTCTTGGCTTGGGCCTCGTCGTTCGGTTCTGCAACGCACACAGTCATAGCGATGATCCTCGATCGTAATAGTGCCGCCGTCCCCCGCGGACTTCTCCAAGCTCGCAACGTGCTGGCCAACCTGGGCAAAAAGCACAGCAAAACCACCCTCGAGCCGGCGTGCCAGCAGGTCTTAGAAAAGAAGCTGGCTCCAACTATGGCTGTGATCAAGCGCATCCAGACTGACATTGCGCACGCTCAGCAGCACCCTGCTGCACCAGGGCGAAGGACACAGCCCGCGACGAAGAACCAACAACGCCCAGGCGCCCCGCTTACCAGCGACGCAGCTGACGCCGTCTTCATCCGGCCTGCTGACCACTACGAAAACTAG
- a CDS encoding ATP-binding protein, with amino-acid sequence MSNINDETVRAKMRKLRVSTFADVFYEIVNDEAYADALPEDIFLAAVEEAYTQRQQRNIAKAITQAQFRYPDASLAEVTRAEQRGINMRQLKRIAATNWRENPTNIHILAPTGTGKTYIVCAIGVAACQAGYSVAYYRLDQLVDMLAVFSPTDQNYLDKMRKLINVDVLIIDDFMTMSINQRGQEDLSKIIFDRDGRLPTLISSQSAAAYWVEALPDRVGADSLVSRLNNGHRIRIGDFDMRKATTPIEPDE; translated from the coding sequence ATGAGCAACATCAATGACGAAACAGTACGGGCAAAAATGCGAAAGCTTCGCGTATCGACCTTCGCTGATGTCTTCTACGAGATTGTCAACGACGAGGCCTACGCGGATGCGCTACCAGAGGACATCTTCCTCGCAGCAGTCGAAGAGGCCTACACACAGCGGCAACAACGCAACATCGCCAAAGCCATCACCCAGGCACAATTCCGATACCCGGACGCGAGCCTTGCTGAAGTCACCCGAGCAGAACAACGCGGCATCAACATGCGCCAACTGAAACGAATCGCGGCGACCAACTGGCGGGAAAATCCGACCAACATTCACATCCTCGCGCCGACCGGAACAGGGAAAACATACATAGTCTGCGCCATCGGCGTCGCCGCATGTCAAGCCGGATACTCCGTGGCCTACTACCGGCTAGACCAACTCGTAGACATGTTGGCGGTCTTCTCACCGACTGACCAGAACTACCTCGATAAGATGCGGAAACTGATCAATGTCGATGTCCTTATCATCGACGATTTTATGACCATGAGCATCAACCAGCGCGGGCAAGAAGACCTGAGCAAGATCATATTCGACCGCGACGGTCGGCTCCCAACACTGATCTCCTCCCAATCGGCCGCCGCCTACTGGGTCGAAGCCCTCCCCGACAGAGTCGGAGCCGATTCACTCGTTAGCCGCCTCAACAACGGCCACCGAATCCGCATCGGAGACTTCGACATGCGCAAGGCCACCACCCCAATAGAACCGGACGAATAA